One window from the genome of Moorena sp. SIOASIH encodes:
- a CDS encoding type I polyketide synthase, which yields MSNNLEQSYGKLIKMASEKIANLEKELEGFKSKNQFESIAIIGMGCRFPGGADNPESFWTLLSQGIDAISEIPSERWNIEKYYDPNPETPGKMYTRYGGFVGQLQEFDSHFFNIAPIEAISLDPQQRLLLEVSWEALEHGAIAAQQLAKTQTGVFMGICSNDYSQRLTSRDFTEIDAYLATGNAHSTASGRLSYFLGLTGPSIAVDTACSSSLVSLHLACASLRNRECNLALAGGVNRIISPEYTINFSRAKMLSADGRCKSFDARADGFVRSEGCGVVVLKRFSDAVADGDNILAVIRGTAINQDGHTSGLTVPNGPAQESVIRQALTNSGVKPEQVSYIEAHGTGTSLGDPIEVTALGNVFGESHSSQQPLIISSVKTNIGHLEAAAGIAGLIKVVLQLQHQQIAPHLHFDQPNPYINWEQLPVLVPTHGTPWHIEEKPRLAGLSSFGFSGTNAHVIVEEAPSSVHTEHLSVTSGERPVHLFTLSTKDDLALWELVQKYQEFLEKNGTANLADICFTANTGRCHFQHRLAIIASNQQELAEKLAKARTTEHVSAVFTGIIPKSKSSPKIAFLFTGQGSQYVNMGRQLYETEPIFRQALDQCHQILQSYLEKPLKDVIYPQESQDLNTSDINQTAYTQPALFAIEYALFKLWQSWGINPDVVMGHSVGEYVAATVAAVFSLEDGLKLIATRGRLMQQLPCEGEMVSVMTSESKVRDFLKTDTEQVALAAINGPESVVISGASEDIGAICDKLELEGIKTKRLQVSHPFHSPLMEPMLAEFEAVANQITYHQPEIPLISNITGLRADKTIATANYWVNHVLEPVRFAQSMDTLHQQGYEIFLEIGPKPILLGMGRQCLPEEFGVWLPSLREGVDQWQQMLSSLGQLYVQGVKVDWSGFDRDYARQKVVLPTYPFQRERYWVESNQSNRKKPYLSTEKILHPLLGQRFYCAGQPQQLQFESLLAEDEPAYLKHHRVFDRALFPTTAYLEIALAAGANRFRTEHMVVEDLVMQTGLILPEGEIISVQTILTPSENQTYQWQVFTQQQQPNQDEPQWILHANGKIRAAAMDNGVATVDLEKYLTECSEPIEIPDHYQHYRQIGIEYGSSFQGIQQLWKGSNQAIGKIELSPDLLPEATDYQFHPALLDGALQVLIHALPQTNTNQTYLPIGIEQLKVYSRPGRSLWAIASVTIETQENWTAQLTLVNGKSEILATLFGLRVKLASPESLLGTEAQSISNYLYEVQWQHKGRFGRLLPPTYLPSLVEISQKLNPTLSQLTSQTDNDNYGQLLTELDKLSVEFVLQAFREMGWSYPVGKNFSGLEGIQHLRIVPSHHRLFNRLLQILGEVGILKKTEDKWQVQQEFGVTNPTEKTKTLLSQYPQAQAELTLLNRCASQLSAVFRGAIDPVQVVFPEGDLTTATQFYQDSPAAKVMNSLVEKAIATALEKLPPQRGVRLLELGAGTGGTTSYILPHLPPDQSEYVFTDIGTLFTVKAQEKFRDYPNVTYQTLDIEQDPTAQGFIAHQYDIIIAANVLHATTSLEQTLSHVRQLLAPGGILVLLEVTNPPRWVNLFAGLLEGWWKFRDFEIRPDSPLLGASQWQKLLRKNGFSLVVTVPESQDSNDVLSQQTVIVAQAEETLTAATRSESRNWLILADIEEVAQHLAHQLRAQGERCTLVYAAQNFQQVTDYEFRINPHQLQDYQRLVQLLTADSTSLDGVVQCWSLEVGDKNYLSGEELERLSHIGCGTTLSLVQALVKADLSQPPRLWIVTQGAQPVPENNPVVSGVAQASLWGMGKVISLEHPELNCVRIDLDPNQSLLDQAEALWTEIWSESIEDQVALREDSRYVPRLIPTPLAIATETQPTDAATEMPLSFREDATYLITGDLGGLGLLVAGWMVEKGAKHLVLVGRSSPNHAVVKKLAELEQAGASVVVEKADVSEFESMGRVLSKINQSTLPLRGVIHAAGMLSDGVLQNQSWSSFEKVMAPKVQGAWHLHQLTKNQPMDFFVLFSSAASLLGSPGQGNHAAANAFLDSLAHYRRGLGLSGLSIHWGAVSQVGEATERGADLTAELKGMGAISPARVLEALERLISTEAVEVGVVPINWSQWTARVSNWPFLAEWQEKIHTSEVSKSEFLEQLKAALPSEQKELLTAHVRSQVARVLGISSAQSIGLEEGFFDLGMDSLTSVELRNRLQGSLSCSIPSSLAFDYPTVGELVDYLTQQVLEGDKGDNYYLTKSLNNKDHEKEEQQLLAKTKEFSEKQLEEMINQKLTSLINE from the coding sequence ATGAGTAATAACCTAGAACAATCTTACGGAAAATTGATAAAAATGGCATCTGAAAAGATAGCCAACCTAGAAAAAGAACTTGAAGGTTTTAAAAGTAAAAACCAATTTGAATCAATCGCCATTATCGGCATGGGATGCCGTTTCCCTGGAGGAGCAGATAACCCCGAATCCTTCTGGACTCTCTTATCTCAAGGAATAGATGCCATTAGTGAAATTCCTTCTGAGCGATGGAACATCGAGAAATACTACGATCCTAACCCAGAAACCCCAGGGAAAATGTACACTCGTTATGGTGGCTTTGTCGGTCAACTACAAGAGTTTGACTCCCACTTCTTTAATATTGCTCCTATTGAAGCAATTTCCCTTGACCCTCAACAACGTCTACTCTTGGAAGTAAGTTGGGAAGCCCTTGAGCATGGGGCGATCGCTGCTCAACAACTCGCCAAAACTCAAACGGGTGTATTTATGGGCATCTGTAGTAATGACTATAGTCAACGTTTAACTAGTCGTGATTTTACAGAAATTGATGCCTATTTAGCCACAGGTAATGCCCACAGTACCGCTAGTGGTAGACTTTCTTATTTTCTCGGACTAACTGGGCCTTCAATAGCTGTGGATACAGCTTGTTCTTCTTCCTTAGTAAGCCTTCATTTAGCCTGTGCCAGTCTGCGTAACCGAGAATGCAATTTAGCTTTAGCAGGAGGGGTTAATCGGATTATTTCCCCAGAATATACCATCAATTTTTCCAGGGCGAAAATGCTTTCTGCTGATGGACGCTGCAAGAGTTTTGACGCGAGGGCAGATGGTTTTGTTCGCAGTGAGGGCTGTGGGGTAGTGGTGCTCAAGCGATTCTCGGATGCAGTGGCAGATGGGGATAATATCTTGGCCGTAATTCGAGGAACAGCGATTAATCAGGATGGCCATACTAGTGGTTTAACGGTACCGAATGGTCCTGCTCAAGAGTCAGTAATCCGTCAAGCCTTAACAAATTCAGGAGTAAAGCCAGAGCAAGTCAGCTATATAGAAGCCCATGGCACCGGGACATCTTTAGGAGATCCGATTGAGGTCACTGCTTTAGGGAATGTATTTGGAGAATCACACTCATCACAACAACCGTTGATCATCAGTTCTGTTAAGACGAATATCGGACACCTGGAAGCAGCAGCGGGCATAGCGGGGTTAATCAAAGTAGTATTGCAGTTGCAACATCAACAGATTGCCCCCCATCTCCATTTTGATCAGCCTAATCCTTATATTAATTGGGAGCAATTACCTGTATTAGTACCGACTCATGGTACTCCTTGGCACATAGAAGAGAAACCTCGTCTAGCTGGCCTTAGTTCCTTTGGTTTCAGTGGCACTAATGCCCATGTCATCGTAGAAGAAGCCCCAAGTTCAGTTCACACTGAGCATTTATCAGTTACCAGTGGCGAACGTCCTGTTCATCTATTCACCCTATCGACTAAGGATGACTTGGCTTTATGGGAACTAGTGCAGAAGTATCAAGAATTTTTAGAGAAAAATGGCACTGCTAATCTGGCAGATATCTGTTTTACTGCTAATACAGGGCGCTGCCACTTCCAGCATCGATTAGCAATTATCGCCTCTAATCAGCAGGAATTAGCTGAAAAACTGGCAAAAGCGAGAACAACAGAGCATGTTTCCGCTGTATTTACCGGCATTATCCCCAAGAGTAAAAGTTCACCCAAAATTGCGTTCCTGTTTACGGGTCAAGGTTCTCAGTATGTCAACATGGGCAGACAACTCTATGAGACTGAGCCGATCTTCCGTCAAGCCTTAGACCAATGTCACCAAATCCTACAGTCCTATTTAGAAAAACCGCTCAAGGACGTTATTTATCCTCAAGAGTCTCAAGACCTAAACACTTCAGATATTAACCAAACTGCTTATACTCAACCAGCCCTATTTGCCATTGAATATGCCCTATTTAAACTTTGGCAATCCTGGGGCATAAACCCAGATGTAGTCATGGGGCATAGTGTGGGGGAATATGTAGCAGCAACTGTTGCAGCGGTATTTAGTTTAGAAGACGGTTTAAAACTCATTGCCACCCGGGGAAGGTTGATGCAACAGTTGCCCTGTGAGGGTGAGATGGTGTCGGTGATGACATCGGAGTCAAAAGTGCGTGATTTCCTTAAGACCGACACAGAGCAAGTAGCACTTGCTGCTATTAATGGACCGGAAAGTGTAGTAATTTCTGGAGCCAGTGAAGATATTGGTGCTATTTGTGACAAATTAGAATTAGAAGGAATCAAGACCAAAAGGTTACAGGTATCCCACCCCTTCCATTCACCTTTAATGGAACCAATGCTGGCAGAATTTGAAGCAGTAGCCAATCAAATCACCTACCATCAACCTGAGATTCCACTAATATCAAATATTACAGGACTTCGAGCCGACAAGACCATTGCCACAGCCAACTATTGGGTAAATCATGTGTTAGAACCAGTCAGGTTTGCCCAAAGTATGGATACCTTGCACCAGCAAGGCTATGAAATCTTCCTAGAAATCGGACCGAAACCAATTTTATTAGGCATGGGGCGTCAGTGTCTCCCAGAAGAATTCGGTGTGTGGTTACCGTCCTTGCGGGAGGGAGTAGATCAATGGCAGCAGATGCTGTCTAGTTTAGGACAGTTATATGTCCAGGGAGTCAAGGTAGATTGGTCAGGGTTTGACCGAGACTATGCTCGTCAAAAGGTAGTGTTACCGACATATCCATTCCAACGAGAACGGTATTGGGTAGAAAGTAATCAGAGTAACCGGAAAAAACCCTATTTATCAACCGAAAAAATTCTCCACCCCTTACTGGGTCAAAGGTTCTATTGTGCCGGTCAGCCACAACAACTTCAATTTGAATCTTTATTAGCAGAAGATGAACCAGCCTACCTCAAGCACCACCGAGTATTTGATCGGGCGCTATTCCCCACAACCGCCTATCTAGAAATAGCTCTAGCCGCAGGAGCAAACCGCTTTAGGACTGAGCATATGGTTGTGGAAGACCTAGTTATGCAAACCGGATTGATTTTACCAGAAGGAGAAATCATTTCAGTTCAGACCATACTGACCCCATCAGAAAACCAAACCTACCAATGGCAAGTATTTACTCAACAGCAACAGCCCAACCAAGACGAACCCCAGTGGATACTTCATGCCAATGGAAAAATCCGAGCCGCAGCAATGGACAATGGTGTGGCTACTGTTGACCTAGAAAAATACTTGACCGAGTGTAGTGAACCCATAGAAATCCCAGATCATTATCAACACTATCGACAAATAGGAATTGAGTACGGAAGCAGTTTCCAAGGAATCCAACAGCTGTGGAAGGGGTCAAACCAAGCCATAGGAAAGATTGAGTTATCTCCAGATTTACTGCCAGAAGCCACAGACTATCAGTTCCATCCCGCTTTATTAGATGGAGCGCTACAGGTGCTGATCCATGCACTACCTCAAACCAACACCAACCAAACTTATCTACCCATCGGAATCGAGCAATTAAAAGTATATAGTCGTCCGGGGCGGTCGTTATGGGCAATTGCCTCAGTGACCATTGAAACTCAAGAAAATTGGACAGCTCAACTGACCCTGGTCAATGGCAAAAGCGAAATCCTGGCCACCCTATTTGGCTTACGAGTCAAACTAGCTAGCCCTGAAAGCTTACTAGGAACTGAAGCCCAATCCATTAGCAATTATCTGTACGAAGTCCAATGGCAACACAAAGGTCGTTTTGGGCGATTACTACCCCCGACTTATCTGCCCTCTCTCGTGGAAATTAGTCAAAAACTGAATCCAACCCTTTCTCAATTAACTTCTCAAACAGATAATGATAACTATGGTCAACTCTTAACGGAGTTAGATAAATTGAGTGTGGAGTTTGTCTTACAAGCTTTTCGGGAAATGGGTTGGTCTTACCCTGTCGGAAAAAACTTTAGTGGGCTCGAAGGGATACAACATTTAAGAATCGTACCAAGCCATCATCGACTATTCAACCGTCTGCTACAAATATTAGGGGAAGTGGGCATCCTCAAAAAAACTGAAGACAAATGGCAAGTACAGCAAGAATTTGGAGTTACCAACCCCACAGAAAAAACAAAAACGCTACTAAGTCAATATCCCCAAGCTCAAGCGGAACTCACCCTGCTCAACCGTTGTGCATCCCAATTGAGTGCCGTCTTCAGAGGAGCGATAGACCCAGTACAAGTAGTATTTCCAGAAGGGGATTTAACTACTGCTACCCAATTCTATCAAGACTCTCCCGCAGCGAAGGTGATGAATAGCTTAGTCGAAAAAGCGATCGCAACCGCCTTGGAGAAGTTACCACCACAGCGAGGAGTGAGACTATTAGAACTAGGTGCAGGGACAGGAGGAACCACTAGCTATATTCTGCCTCATCTACCACCGGACCAAAGCGAATATGTCTTCACGGATATTGGTACTTTATTTACCGTCAAAGCCCAAGAAAAATTCCGGGATTATCCCAATGTTACCTATCAAACCCTCGACATAGAACAAGACCCAACTGCACAAGGATTTATTGCCCATCAATACGACATAATTATCGCGGCTAATGTGCTGCACGCCACTACCTCCTTAGAGCAAACCCTATCCCATGTGCGGCAATTATTAGCCCCTGGAGGCATCCTGGTGTTGTTAGAAGTAACAAATCCTCCGCGATGGGTAAACTTATTCGCCGGACTATTAGAAGGATGGTGGAAATTTAGGGATTTTGAAATCCGCCCCGACTCTCCCCTTCTGGGTGCATCACAGTGGCAAAAGTTACTGAGAAAAAATGGTTTTTCATTAGTGGTAACTGTGCCAGAGTCTCAAGATAGTAATGATGTTCTTTCTCAACAGACCGTCATCGTTGCCCAAGCTGAGGAAACCTTAACCGCTGCCACTCGATCAGAGTCACGAAATTGGTTGATTTTAGCAGACATTGAGGAAGTAGCTCAACACTTAGCCCATCAACTACGTGCTCAAGGAGAAAGATGTACCTTAGTGTATGCAGCTCAGAACTTTCAACAAGTCACAGACTATGAATTTAGGATTAATCCCCATCAACTTCAAGACTATCAGCGACTGGTGCAACTTCTAACCGCCGACTCAACTAGTTTAGATGGGGTTGTCCAGTGTTGGAGTTTGGAAGTAGGAGACAAGAATTACTTAAGTGGGGAAGAATTAGAACGATTATCCCACATCGGTTGTGGAACCACCTTATCCTTAGTACAGGCATTAGTGAAAGCCGACTTATCCCAACCCCCCAGATTATGGATAGTTACCCAAGGCGCTCAACCTGTGCCAGAAAATAATCCAGTGGTTTCCGGTGTGGCTCAAGCTTCGCTGTGGGGGATGGGAAAAGTAATCAGTTTGGAACACCCGGAACTTAACTGTGTTCGCATCGATTTAGACCCCAATCAAAGCCTTTTAGATCAAGCCGAAGCACTATGGACAGAAATTTGGTCAGAATCTATTGAAGATCAAGTTGCCCTCAGAGAAGATAGTCGCTATGTGCCCAGGTTAATACCCACTCCATTGGCAATAGCAACAGAAACACAACCAACCGATGCTGCCACTGAAATGCCTCTGAGTTTCCGGGAAGACGCTACCTACTTGATTACGGGAGATCTAGGAGGATTAGGCTTACTGGTAGCTGGTTGGATGGTAGAGAAAGGAGCCAAGCATTTAGTCTTAGTAGGACGCAGTAGCCCTAATCATGCTGTTGTCAAGAAATTAGCAGAGTTAGAACAAGCGGGAGCCTCTGTAGTAGTGGAAAAAGCTGATGTGTCTGAATTTGAATCTATGGGGAGGGTGTTGTCTAAGATCAATCAGTCAACCTTACCACTAAGGGGAGTAATTCATGCCGCAGGAATGTTGTCCGATGGAGTCCTACAAAACCAGAGTTGGTCTAGCTTTGAGAAAGTGATGGCTCCCAAAGTCCAAGGAGCTTGGCATTTGCATCAATTAACCAAAAACCAGCCAATGGACTTTTTTGTCCTGTTTTCTTCGGCGGCATCTCTGTTGGGTTCCCCTGGTCAAGGAAATCATGCTGCGGCTAATGCCTTTCTCGATAGTTTAGCCCATTATCGTCGAGGTCTGGGGTTGTCAGGATTGAGCATTCATTGGGGTGCGGTATCTCAAGTGGGAGAAGCAACTGAGCGTGGTGCAGATCTGACCGCAGAGCTCAAGGGCATGGGTGCGATCTCTCCTGCTAGGGTGTTGGAGGCATTAGAGCGATTGATCAGTACTGAGGCGGTAGAAGTAGGAGTAGTACCGATCAACTGGTCACAATGGACTGCTAGAGTTTCTAATTGGCCATTTTTAGCTGAGTGGCAAGAAAAGATTCACACTTCGGAGGTATCTAAATCTGAGTTTCTTGAGCAGTTAAAAGCCGCATTACCATCGGAGCAAAAAGAGCTATTAACCGCCCACGTGCGTAGTCAGGTGGCGAGAGTATTGGGGATAAGTTCGGCTCAATCGATTGGTTTAGAAGAAGGATTTTTTGATTTGGGGATGGATTCTCTTACCTCAGTAGAGTTGCGCAATCGCTTGCAAGGTAGTTTAAGTTGTTCAATTCCTTCAAGTTTAGCTTTTGATTATCCTACGGTAGGGGAATTGGTAGATTATTTAACTCAGCAAGTATTAGAGGGAGACAAAGGGGATAATTACTATTTAACAAAATCCCTTAACAATAAAGATCATGAAAAAGAAGAACAACAATTATTAGCAAAAACCAAAGAGTTTTCCGAAAAGCAATTAGAAGAAATGATCAACCAAAAATTAACGTCACTTATTAATGAATGA